GCCTCGGCGGCGCCGCGATCCTCGCGGCAGCCGGCCAGATCCCCGAAGCGAAGGCGGTCGCCACCATCGCCGCGCCGTCCGATCCTGTTCATGTCACGCACTTCTTCAAGGACCGGATCGAGGATATCCGCGCGCAAGGTGAAGGCGAAGTCTCGCTCGCCGGGCGCCCGTTCCGCATCAAGCGCGAATTCCTCGACGACGTCGCCGAGCAGAATTTGATGGCGCAGGTCAAGCAGCTGCACAAGGCGCTGCTGGTCATGCATTCGCCGACCGACGACACCGTCGGCATCGACAACGCGACCAACATCTTCATCGCGGCCAAGCATCCGAAGAGCTTCGTCTCGCTTGCCGGCGCGGATCATCTCCTGAGCGGCAAGCAGGATGCCGCCTATGTCGCCGACGTGATCGGCGCCTGGGCCGAGCGCTACGTCGATCTCGCGCCGCAGCCGGTGGCCGACACCGGCAGCGCGCCGCGCAACGTCGTGGTGCAGGAGACCCGCAACGGCAAGTTCCAGCAGATCGTCACCACCGGTCCGCACCGGTTGATCGCCGACGAACCGGTCGCCGTCGGCGGTCAGGACACCGGTCCCGGGCCGTACGATTTCCTGCTCACCGGGCTCGGTGCCTGCACCTCGATGACGATGCGGATGTATGCCGACCGCAAGTCGCTGCCGGTCGATCGCATCACCGTGACGCTCCAGCACAACAAGATCTATGCCAAGGATTGCGAGGAGTGCGAGACGCGCGAGGGCATGCTCGACCAGATCGACCGCGTCATCAGGATCGAGGGCGACCTCGACGTCGATCAACGCAAGCGGCTGATGGAAATCGCCGACAAGTGCCCGGTGCACAAGACGCTGACATCCGAGGTGCGGATCGTCACCAAGGCGGCAGAGTAAGCCTGCGACGCGGCCCGTTGCAGGGGCGCGCCCAAAAATATCGAAAACAACCCCATGCAAAGTAGCCGGCCATCCGGGCGTTCGACAAGGTGACTTGACACGTCGGCCAACACAGGGATATCTTTCTATTATTCCGAAATCATGTGAGCGCCGCTCTACCCGCGCGCCGCACGCTTCCCCGTCAGGCAATTCGCCATGATCCGGACCGCGGCGCCGATCTCGTTCTCGCGCCAGGCGGCGAAGCCGAGCAGCAGGCCGTGGTCGTGCGGCCGCTCCAGCGCGAGGCTCGACAACGCGCGCAGCTCGACGCCGGCGGCAACCACCCGCGTCACGGCGCTCTGGTCCGCGGCGCCATCCTTGAACCGCGCGATCAACTGCATCCCGCCCGGCGGGACTTCGGCCACAAGCACCTGATCGAGCTGCCGCGCCAGCGCGGCCGCGAGGTGGTCCCGGCGCGCGCGATAGATGCGCCGCATCCGCCGGACATGCGCCAGGAAATGCCCGTCGGCCATGAAGCCGGCCAGCGCCTCCTGGACATGCACGGAGGCGATCAGCCCGAGATGGCGCTGTGCGATCTCCATCGTCTGCGCCAGCTGTGGCGGCACCACCAGATAGCCGATGCGGATATCGGCGGTCATCGCCTTGGCGAAGGTGCCGAGATAGAGCACGCGTCCCTCGCGATCGAGCCCCTGCAAGGCCGGCATCGGGCGGCTGTCATAGTGAAACTCGCCGTCGTAATCGTCCTCGACGATCCAGGTCTTGCCGGGCTCGGCCGCCGCCAGCAGCTCGGTGCGGCGCGCCACCGGCATCACCCGCCCGGTCGGGTGCTGATGCGACGGCGTCGTGAAGATCAGCTTCGGCGCGCGCGTCGCGCGCGTCCGCATCATGCCCCATTGATCGAGCCTGAGCCCGACGACGGCGGCGCCGGCCGCGCGAAACGCCGCCGCGGCGCCGGGATAGCCGGGGTCCTCGGTCCACACCGCATCGCCGGCCACGATGGTGGTCGCGGCGATCAGCGTCAGCGCCGCCTGCGCGGTCGGCAGGATCAGGATCTGATCGGCCTCGGCGCGCACGCCGCGGCTGACTTCGAGATAGTCGCGCAAGGCCTCGCGCAGACCGGGCCGGTTGATCACGGTCTGGTCGTTGAAGCGGCGGCGCAGCGCGCTACGGCGCAGGCAGCGCGCCCAGATCTCGTGCGGAAACTCGCGCGCATCAGCAAGCCCGGGACGCAGCGGCCGGAAGTCGGCCTGGTAGGACAACGGCCAATCCGTTTCGGAGAGCTGCAAGGCCCAGGGCGATAGCAGAGGCTTGCGGGCGGCATCGCGCCGTGGCGCGGGCACAGGCTTGGCGAAGCGCGCCTCGATATCGTCCGTGACTACCGGCCGTCGCCGCGCGGCAACGCGCAGATACCCCTCGGCTGCCAGTTGCTCGTAGGCATGCGTGACCGTGTTGCGCGACACGTCGAGCTCGGCCGCGAGCGTGCGGCTCGACGGCAGCACGGCCCCGCTCCGGATCCGGCCGCCCGCCATCAGCCCACGCAGCTGCCCCGTCAGCTGCGCGGTCAGCCCGACATCGTCGGCACGCTTCAACGCGAGCAATTCGGCAAGGATCAATCTGGCTCCTCGTATCTGTCAAATCTGGCTCTTTCGAGAGAGCCAGCGTGATCCTATTCAGAAGCGATATCGCCTGCAAGGATGCCGCCCGTGAGCCCATCGCTATCCCCTGCCAAAGCCGCCGCCCTGTTCATCGTCGTCGTGCTGGCCTGGGGCATCAACTGGTCGGTGACGAAATCACTGGTCGAGGCAGTGCCGCCACTGTGGACCGCATCGATCCGCAGCTGGGTCGCCCTGGTCGCCCTCTTGGTGATCCTGCGCGCCAGCGGCAATCTGATCATTCCACGGATCGCCGACGTCCCCGTCGTGCTCAGCGTCGCGCTGTTGCACATGACGTTCTTCTCGACATTGGTCGCCGCCGGCCTGCGCTACCTGCCGGCGAGCAAGGGTGTCGTGCTCGGCTACACCACGCCGCTCTGGGTCGCGCTGGCAGCGGGCGCCGCACGAACCGAACGGCTCGGCGCGCTCAAGCTCGTCGGGGTCGCGTTGGGGCTTGCCGGCCTCTGCGTGATCCTCAACCCGGCATCGCTGGACTGGAGCAATCTGCATGTCATCGCCGGCGCCGGCATGATCATCATCGCCGCGATCTGCTGGGCCGCGAACATCATCTACATCCGCTCGCACCGCTGGATCGCGACGCCGCTGCAGCTCTTGCTCTGGCAGGTGCTGGTCGCGACGGTGGTGCTGACCATGACGGCGCTGGTCACCGAGGGCGTGCCCACGGTGACATGGTCGCCGCACCTCGTGCTGCTGTTTCTCTATTCCGGCTTCATCGGAACGGCGCTGGCCTATTGGGCGATGTCCATGGTCAACAAGAGCCTGCCGGCGCTAACGACCTCGCTCGGCACGACAGCGACGCCGATCGTCGGCATCGTGACCGCAGCATTGCTGCTCGGCGAGCCGATCGATCTATCGCTCGCGATCGCCGCGGCGCTGATCGTCGGCGGCATCGCACTGAGCTCGCTCGCGGATGTGCCGGCGCGGGCGTAATGAGAGCCTGTACTCATAGATTTGTCACGTCCGCTTCGGTCTCGGAAGTTGACGTCAAACCGACATGGCTGCATGTCGGCCTTGGGCCAGAAGGAGACCAAGCGCGCCACACTCAATGTGAAATGTCAGGCGCCTCAAAGGACGTTTGGTCGCAGCACTTCAACTAACGCGAGTATGCTTTCTTTAACCACCGACGCTCATGATTTTTATATGGATAAACTCGCTGTTCTCGCTTTCCTTTGGGCGATAGCATTTGCAATGCTCTTTCTACCAGCCCGAAAGGTCGGCACGTGGATTGCCCGGCCTCGGGACGGTTTGGCTGGCACCGCCTTAAGCATCTTGCTTTGCTTTGTGCTTGCATGGGGCGTTGTCCTTTTTGGGAGGCTGGCACTGGTACTTGTTGGCCACCATGTTTTTCCTCCCATCAATCCTGACTTCTTCGGCCTGTACTACGTTGCCGTCCTCCTGTTCGTACCAGCCTTCGCCGCGCTCATCACAGGGTCGCTACACGCAAGGCTGCTAGCGGAAGGACGAACCATAGTTTCCCTTTTGCCTGCTAAGGCCAGGGAACTCCTAGCGCACCTCCTCTTGCTGGTGATCAGCGTAACGTTCCTTACCATCGGTGGCTGGTCATTGCTGAAGTGGTATGAGACAGGGCAAATCGCCACTCGCTACCGCGATGTAACGCATGCTGCTGAACCCTACCTTTTTGGGTTTGCGTTTTTCAGGTCCAGTTTGATGGTCGTGCTAGGGCTTTGTGGGTTCTGGGGGTTCTTCGTTCTGCGCTGCTACATTCGCCCGCGTCTGCACCGGCAACGTCGCGAAAATGGCGACGAGCGCTAAACCGATACTCCAGTTCATGTCAGCTTCGGGGCACAATGCCTGCTCCGCTGCTTCGGGCCACTAGCAGAAGTCATCGTCTCAGATCGGGTAGCGCCATTTCAGGGCGCGCCGCACGAAGAAGGCCGCGACAAGCACAACGGCCCACGCGACGAGATACGCGATGAGAGCCCAACGATGGTGAGGCAGATATGCTGGACCGAACAAGAGCACGAGGATTGCAACGAGAATTGCAATCCATGCACGGGACAGCGGAGAGCGGTATAGCCCCGTCGGCTTAAGTTCCAGCGATCGTTCGTGGCTGCGCTTGGCACGAAGGAGGAAGTACAACAATGGGCCGATAAAGAGTAGAAGTGCGAGCCAATTCATGCAGCTAGATTAGCACATAGACACTAAGCATTTCTGATTGGGGCATGAAAAATTAGACACGATCGACCCGACATCCGCTCCGGGTCACAAGCCACCCACCGCGCCCTAACCCGGCCACTTCCGCTCCGCACAAATAGGCTGACGTGCTGATGGACGGCTGGACCTTCAGCTAAGGGCCAGAAGGCGACATCGCTATGCTTGAAGGATGACTGCGGTCTTCACCGCGTGACGTAAAGCAGTACAAAAAAGCCCGCTATCAAAATTAGGTCGATGCTGTACAGCATTTTGTCAACGACAGCATAGGTCTTTGGGAAGCGTCGCCTGGCAGCTTGTCCAATGCAAAACGCCGTCACAGCGAGACCAACGAAAATGCATGAGCCGGTCAGGAGCGTCCATGAGTACACACCCTAGGGCCGATCGACATTCATTGCATCCAGATCATTGCGGCTGCGAGATGGATGAAGCCAGTAAAGTTGCCAGATCGCCTGTCATAACGGGTTGCCAAGCGTCGGAAGTGTTTGAGCTGGCAAAAGCAGCGCTCGATGCGGTTGCGCTGTTTGTAGGCGTCGGCGTCGTGCGGAATGATGATCCTGCGGGTGCGGTTTGACGGGATCACCGCCGTTGCGCCGATTTCCGCGATGATCGCACGCAAGGCGTTGCTGTCATAGGCCTTGTCGGCGAGCACGGCATCGCCGCTCTGGCCGTGGAGCAGTGCGGGCGCCTGGGTGATGTCATTAACTTGCCCAGCCGTGACGATGAAGCGGAGCGGACGGCCGAGCGCATCAGCCAGCATGTGGATCTTGGTGGTCAGTCCGCCTCGGGAACGCCCCAGCGCCTGATCTTTGGCCCCCCTTTTCCGCTCGTCGCCTGCTGGTGGGCGCGAACGATGGTGCTGTCGATCATCAGATACTGGTTGTCGCGATCGGCGGTCAGAGCAGCGAACACGCGCTCCCAGACGCCGGCATGGCACCAGCGGCTGAAGCGCTGATGCACCGTTTTCCACTTGCCGTACCGTTCCGGCAGGTCGCTCCAGTGTGCGCCCGATCGCAAGACCCACAAACATCCGTTGACGAACAGTCGATTGTCCGCAGCCGTCCGTCCCGGGTCGCCAGCTTTCCCCGGCAGCAGTGGCGCAACCCTCGCCCATTGCGCCTCCGTCAGCTCATATCGTTTCGCCGCCACCATCTGCTCCGTGTCTCGAATCACGGAACTCTATGAATCAGCGATCAA
This Bradyrhizobium sp. CCBAU 53421 DNA region includes the following protein-coding sequences:
- a CDS encoding bifunctional alpha/beta hydrolase/OsmC family protein: MPHERFQFTGVGGHQLAAALDTPDGPIKAYALFAHCFTCGKDVLAAKRIAVALAAKGIATLRFDFTGLGSSEGEFANSTFTSNVADLVRAADHLRETRKAPAILIGHSLGGAAILAAAGQIPEAKAVATIAAPSDPVHVTHFFKDRIEDIRAQGEGEVSLAGRPFRIKREFLDDVAEQNLMAQVKQLHKALLVMHSPTDDTVGIDNATNIFIAAKHPKSFVSLAGADHLLSGKQDAAYVADVIGAWAERYVDLAPQPVADTGSAPRNVVVQETRNGKFQQIVTTGPHRLIADEPVAVGGQDTGPGPYDFLLTGLGACTSMTMRMYADRKSLPVDRITVTLQHNKIYAKDCEECETREGMLDQIDRVIRIEGDLDVDQRKRLMEIADKCPVHKTLTSEVRIVTKAAE
- a CDS encoding PLP-dependent aminotransferase family protein, which encodes MILAELLALKRADDVGLTAQLTGQLRGLMAGGRIRSGAVLPSSRTLAAELDVSRNTVTHAYEQLAAEGYLRVAARRRPVVTDDIEARFAKPVPAPRRDAARKPLLSPWALQLSETDWPLSYQADFRPLRPGLADAREFPHEIWARCLRRSALRRRFNDQTVINRPGLREALRDYLEVSRGVRAEADQILILPTAQAALTLIAATTIVAGDAVWTEDPGYPGAAAAFRAAGAAVVGLRLDQWGMMRTRATRAPKLIFTTPSHQHPTGRVMPVARRTELLAAAEPGKTWIVEDDYDGEFHYDSRPMPALQGLDREGRVLYLGTFAKAMTADIRIGYLVVPPQLAQTMEIAQRHLGLIASVHVQEALAGFMADGHFLAHVRRMRRIYRARRDHLAAALARQLDQVLVAEVPPGGMQLIARFKDGAADQSAVTRVVAAGVELRALSSLALERPHDHGLLLGFAAWRENEIGAAVRIMANCLTGKRAARG
- a CDS encoding DMT family transporter — its product is MPPVSPSLSPAKAAALFIVVVLAWGINWSVTKSLVEAVPPLWTASIRSWVALVALLVILRASGNLIIPRIADVPVVLSVALLHMTFFSTLVAAGLRYLPASKGVVLGYTTPLWVALAAGAARTERLGALKLVGVALGLAGLCVILNPASLDWSNLHVIAGAGMIIIAAICWAANIIYIRSHRWIATPLQLLLWQVLVATVVLTMTALVTEGVPTVTWSPHLVLLFLYSGFIGTALAYWAMSMVNKSLPALTTSLGTTATPIVGIVTAALLLGEPIDLSLAIAAALIVGGIALSSLADVPARA
- a CDS encoding IS5 family transposase (programmed frameshift); translation: MVAAKRYELTEAQWARVAPLLPGKAGDPGRTAADNRLFVNGCLWVLRSGAHWSDLPERYGKWKTVHQRFSRWCHAGVWERVFAALTADRDNQYLMIDSTIVRAHQQATSGKGGPKNQALGRSRGGLTTKIHMLADALGRPLRFIVTAGQVNDITQAPALLHGQSGDAVLADKAYDSNALRAIIAEIGATAVIPSNRTRRIIIPHDADAYKQRNRIERCFCQLKHFRRLATRYDRRSGNFTGFIHLAAAMIWMQ